One genomic region from Clostridia bacterium encodes:
- a CDS encoding SPASM domain-containing protein translates to MVKYFKKTYIEITNICNLSCSFCPKTLRKAGYMDIEMFEKILNQIKGYSKHLYFHVLGEPLIHPDLGNFLDLCGNYGYIVNITTNGTLIDRLTHEYIIKPALRQLNISLHSFEANSSKESIGMYLHKIFSFVLEARRCSNLQVCLRLWNIDSHNHSTANSYVLESIQKVFSLPFSLEEKLTPCNGIKLIEGVFLNQSSSFEWPDINACDAGSDKGFCYGLRDQIAILVDGTVVPCCLDAEGTMALGNINEESFSEIINCKRARDIYEGFSRRRAVEALCKKCQYRLRFNLK, encoded by the coding sequence ATGGTAAAATATTTTAAAAAAACATATATAGAAATCACCAATATCTGTAACCTTTCGTGCAGCTTCTGTCCAAAAACCTTGCGCAAGGCTGGCTACATGGATATAGAAATGTTTGAAAAAATCCTAAACCAGATAAAGGGATATTCAAAACACTTATACTTTCATGTACTTGGTGAACCACTTATTCACCCTGATTTAGGCAATTTCCTTGACCTTTGCGGCAACTATGGGTATATAGTAAATATTACAACAAATGGTACTCTTATAGACAGATTAACACATGAATACATTATCAAGCCGGCATTAAGGCAGTTGAACATTTCTCTGCACAGTTTTGAAGCCAACAGCTCAAAAGAATCTATAGGTATGTATCTTCACAAGATATTCAGCTTTGTATTAGAAGCAAGAAGATGCTCAAATCTTCAAGTATGCCTGCGTCTCTGGAATATTGACAGCCATAATCACTCAACAGCAAACAGTTATGTTCTCGAAAGCATCCAGAAGGTTTTTTCACTGCCCTTCAGCCTGGAGGAAAAACTAACACCCTGCAACGGCATAAAACTTATAGAGGGTGTATTCCTAAATCAGTCAAGCAGTTTTGAATGGCCTGATATAAACGCATGTGACGCCGGTAGTGATAAAGGTTTTTGTTACGGACTCAGAGATCAGATAGCCATACTCGTAGATGGAACTGTAGTCCCTTGCTGCCTTGACGCTGAAGGTACCATGGCCCTTGGAAACATAAATGAAGAATCCTTTTCAGAAATAATCAACTGCAAAAGAGCAAGAGATATATATGAAGGTTTTTCCCGCAGGAGGGCAGTAGAAGCGCTCTGCAAAAAGTGTCAGTACAGGCTTAGGTTTAATTTGAAATAG
- a CDS encoding host-nuclease inhibitor Gam family protein, translated as MEYNSHVLEIINETLLEQGSEDEGFIIDNDNKAEWALRKISEERAETQRYVNVCKAMIEEYQEKIHRAEEALKNKTAFLETRLKQYFETVTHKTTKTQETYKLPGGTLKLKLQNPEFRRDEEQLLKWLKENAYNSFIKIEEKPDWAELKKSIIISGEIAVTGDGQVIEGVKVIEKPPVFEVET; from the coding sequence ATGGAATATAACAGTCATGTTTTGGAAATAATCAACGAAACACTGCTGGAACAAGGCAGTGAGGATGAAGGCTTTATCATAGACAATGATAATAAAGCCGAATGGGCTCTTCGCAAGATAAGCGAGGAAAGGGCAGAAACACAAAGATATGTGAATGTTTGTAAAGCTATGATCGAGGAATACCAGGAAAAGATACACCGTGCAGAAGAAGCTTTAAAGAACAAAACGGCATTCCTGGAAACCCGTCTTAAACAATACTTTGAAACCGTAACACATAAGACCACCAAAACACAGGAAACATATAAACTTCCCGGTGGGACACTAAAACTGAAGCTTCAAAATCCGGAGTTCAGGCGCGACGAGGAGCAACTCCTCAAATGGCTTAAGGAAAACGCATACAACAGTTTTATAAAAATTGAGGAAAAGCCTGACTGGGCAGAGCTTAAGAAAAGCATAATCATTTCGGGAGAAATCGCTGTAACCGGAGACGGGCAGGTTATTGAGGGTGTGAAAGTTATAGAAAAGCCTCCTGTTTTTGAGGTAGAAACCTAA
- a CDS encoding uracil-DNA glycosylase, translating into MNPENVNCIKCQYFYVTWDKHFPKGCKLFGFKSRNMPSVTVMESTGSKCSNFILKNKTI; encoded by the coding sequence ATGAATCCGGAAAATGTAAATTGTATAAAATGCCAATATTTCTATGTGACCTGGGATAAGCACTTTCCTAAAGGCTGTAAGCTTTTCGGCTTCAAGTCAAGGAACATGCCCTCTGTCACAGTAATGGAATCGACCGGCAGCAAGTGCTCTAACTTCATCCTAAAAAACAAAACTATATAG
- a CDS encoding DUF3243 domain-containing protein — MELNNVDNFKHWDKWKKTLARAVNISESIGLSDKTIENFAYKIGNILSANVDPENREHRLLKELWTLSDESERHVLSKLIVKMVQNTNLH, encoded by the coding sequence ATGGAATTGAATAATGTAGACAATTTTAAACATTGGGATAAGTGGAAAAAGACACTGGCCCGTGCTGTCAACATAAGTGAAAGCATTGGCTTATCAGACAAGACTATAGAGAATTTTGCTTATAAGATAGGCAACATACTGTCCGCCAATGTCGATCCGGAAAACCGTGAGCACAGACTGCTTAAGGAATTATGGACATTGAGTGATGAAAGTGAAAGGCATGTATTGTCAAAACTCATCGTAAAGATGGTTCAAAACACTAATCTTCACTAA
- the sfsA gene encoding DNA/RNA nuclease SfsA, which produces MKYKSIKKAIFIKRPNRFIAQVFSDGREEVVHVKNTGRCKEILKEGAQIILEVSSNPLRKTRCSLISCYKNQNLINIDSQVPNTVVYESILQKNIKEFQNVAKLKREVVYKNSRFDLYFTTDTTEGFIEVKGVTLECDGIASFPDAPTERGTKHIYEMMKAVEEGYEGYIFFLIQMKNVNLFTPNKKMDPAFAQALETAVKRGVRVLAYDAVVTEDEITIGNPIPIDL; this is translated from the coding sequence ATGAAATACAAGTCAATAAAAAAGGCAATATTCATAAAACGTCCAAACAGATTCATTGCACAAGTATTTTCAGATGGAAGGGAAGAAGTTGTCCATGTAAAGAATACCGGTCGCTGTAAAGAGATTTTAAAAGAAGGGGCTCAGATCATTTTAGAGGTCTCCTCCAATCCCTTAAGAAAAACCCGCTGTTCTCTTATTAGCTGCTATAAAAACCAAAACCTTATAAACATAGATTCACAGGTGCCTAATACAGTAGTATACGAGAGTATCCTTCAAAAAAACATCAAAGAATTCCAAAATGTAGCAAAACTTAAGCGTGAAGTTGTATATAAAAATTCCAGATTTGATTTATACTTTACTACTGATACTACAGAAGGTTTTATTGAGGTAAAGGGCGTTACTCTGGAATGTGACGGTATTGCAAGTTTCCCTGATGCCCCCACTGAAAGAGGCACTAAGCATATTTATGAAATGATGAAAGCAGTGGAAGAAGGCTATGAAGGCTATATCTTTTTTCTGATCCAGATGAAAAATGTCAACCTGTTTACTCCTAATAAAAAAATGGACCCCGCCTTTGCACAGGCATTGGAAACAGCAGTAAAAAGAGGGGTCAGAGTACTCGCATACGATGCTGTTGTTACTGAAGACGAAATAACCATTGGAAACCCCATACCGATAGACTTATAA
- a CDS encoding copper amine oxidase N-terminal domain-containing protein has product MRKKNKFVAVLVIVSFLVTFLAGCSADELTVIGALTKSASINSMESKTSITLRFEASGFPKRESQDISFLAAILNGMKIDLNQKLSRNADRTISKSQVDGIFDIGGVSSGFSVWADSDITGEKAVVKEIVRIPSVATLALPYQFRGKQYIMFDFANMPEGGEKFAVDYKKALEFNNSFTTKLINFIKEYAKQFDPGFNFITYKGGKSVNGEYLSFYEMKLDDSSFKALLKYTINNFMQNKMAMEFIKDFIISAVKIYSEDNGASVNLTSIQAEMMIKMLEDSIAENLEMVNKVFDAIKDVKIVGEKGITISYGINNDGYVASESGSMDFKIDMKEIVTALEKLSEGVVPARAAGTIAFGIDYSTEISNINKDVKIVLPELNEKNSFSYTELYEVLNPTIIECYGYAPYSYDENKPVNIEIDGKLLGVGLDAKVKDYTILVPVRAVSEALGAKVSTNAKNQTVTVHKDDTKIVFKANSNEAEVNGRKYSLAEPMTSINKKNYVPVSMLTDYLAAGTKWNKKTNTLIIYSNYNDMEMWE; this is encoded by the coding sequence ATGCGGAAAAAAAATAAGTTTGTTGCTGTTTTGGTTATAGTGTCTTTTCTTGTAACATTCCTTGCCGGATGCAGCGCTGATGAACTGACGGTGATAGGTGCTTTGACAAAATCTGCTTCTATCAATTCCATGGAGAGTAAAACCAGTATCACACTAAGGTTTGAAGCATCGGGCTTTCCAAAAAGAGAAAGCCAGGATATATCGTTTCTGGCGGCCATACTTAACGGTATGAAAATCGATCTGAATCAGAAGCTTAGCAGGAATGCGGACAGGACTATATCAAAATCACAGGTGGACGGTATTTTTGATATTGGTGGGGTATCCTCCGGATTCAGCGTATGGGCAGATAGTGACATAACAGGGGAAAAAGCTGTTGTAAAGGAAATTGTCAGAATACCGTCTGTTGCTACATTAGCGCTGCCCTATCAGTTCAGGGGCAAACAGTATATTATGTTTGATTTTGCCAATATGCCTGAAGGTGGTGAGAAATTTGCTGTTGACTACAAGAAAGCGCTTGAGTTCAACAACAGCTTTACAACAAAGCTTATAAATTTCATTAAAGAATATGCAAAACAGTTTGATCCGGGTTTCAACTTTATTACATACAAGGGAGGAAAGTCAGTTAACGGGGAGTATTTGAGCTTCTACGAAATGAAGCTTGATGACAGCTCTTTTAAAGCTCTTCTGAAATATACCATAAATAATTTTATGCAGAATAAGATGGCTATGGAGTTTATTAAAGACTTTATAATTTCTGCTGTAAAAATTTACTCTGAAGATAATGGAGCAAGTGTTAATTTGACAAGCATACAAGCAGAAATGATGATTAAGATGCTTGAGGACAGCATTGCAGAAAACCTTGAGATGGTAAATAAAGTGTTTGATGCCATAAAGGATGTTAAGATTGTCGGTGAAAAAGGCATAACAATAAGTTATGGCATAAACAATGACGGTTATGTAGCCAGTGAATCAGGTTCTATGGATTTTAAGATAGATATGAAGGAAATAGTAACAGCATTGGAAAAGCTTTCTGAGGGTGTTGTGCCAGCCCGCGCTGCCGGTACAATAGCCTTTGGAATTGATTACAGCACTGAGATAAGTAATATCAACAAGGATGTTAAAATAGTCCTTCCTGAGCTGAATGAAAAGAATTCCTTTAGTTACACTGAGTTATATGAGGTGCTAAACCCAACAATAATTGAATGCTACGGGTATGCGCCGTATAGTTATGATGAAAACAAGCCTGTAAATATCGAAATTGACGGTAAACTGCTCGGGGTAGGGCTGGATGCTAAAGTAAAGGACTATACAATCCTTGTTCCTGTAAGGGCTGTAAGTGAAGCGCTTGGGGCAAAGGTGAGTACAAATGCTAAAAATCAGACTGTAACTGTTCATAAGGATGATACAAAGATTGTATTTAAGGCAAACAGTAATGAGGCTGAAGTGAACGGAAGGAAATATAGCCTTGCTGAACCAATGACTTCCATAAACAAAAAGAACTATGTTCCTGTGAGTATGTTAACTGATTATCTGGCAGCAGGGACAAAATGGAATAAAAAAACCAACACATTGATAATATATAGTAACTACAATGACATGGAAATGTGGGAATAA
- the yfbR gene encoding 5'-deoxynucleotidase produces MSRPKFHFFAFLSRMKYIARWGLMRNTQPENIQEHSLQVAVIAHALALIRNRFFKGSINPERIAVLGMFHDCNEIITGDMPTPIKYFNPEISKAYKDIENISKNKMLSMLPEELVEDYSSILFHEDNDPECWKIVKAADRISAYIKCIEEVKAGNREFKKASESILKSINEINLPEVKYYMENFIPSFSLTLDELE; encoded by the coding sequence ATGTCTAGACCTAAATTTCATTTTTTTGCCTTTCTATCAAGGATGAAATATATAGCGCGCTGGGGCCTTATGAGGAACACACAACCCGAGAATATCCAAGAGCACAGCCTTCAGGTTGCCGTGATTGCTCATGCACTGGCACTTATCAGGAACAGGTTTTTCAAAGGGAGTATAAATCCCGAGAGAATTGCAGTTTTGGGTATGTTCCATGATTGCAATGAAATAATTACAGGAGACATGCCTACCCCTATCAAATACTTCAACCCTGAAATAAGCAAAGCATACAAGGACATTGAGAATATTTCAAAAAACAAGATGCTTTCAATGCTTCCGGAGGAGCTTGTTGAAGACTATTCATCAATACTGTTTCATGAGGATAACGATCCAGAATGCTGGAAAATTGTCAAGGCTGCCGACAGAATTTCCGCATATATCAAATGTATTGAGGAAGTAAAGGCTGGAAACAGGGAATTTAAGAAAGCAAGTGAATCCATACTGAAATCAATTAATGAAATCAATCTTCCTGAAGTAAAGTATTATATGGAAAATTTTATTCCCAGTTTTTCATTGACGTTGGATGAGCTTGAATAA
- a CDS encoding HD domain-containing protein codes for MSPVIWREIREKQEESLSKYAAKNVESKGRLIFEEKCPVRTDFERDANRILYSMEFRRLRHKTQVFFNAKNDHICTRMEHVLHVGSIAATIARTLNLNQDLTYAIALGHDLGHAPFGHSGEKVLDRCLKSINAKLSFQHELHSLRVVDRLATRVSKEKINEKCGLNLTFEVRDGIACHCGENYNEYRLESDRSKDFSSLKDMKSRSQRPYTLEACVVRLVDKIAYVGRDIEDAVRVRLMNMNDIAKDVCDELGYTNGEIINTLVCDLIENSYDTGYIQLSKAKGEALEKLIKENVRLIYRADKIMRYEKTAENVMEGLFFNLLESLDDIDRLKNSEQRVYRKFYSFIQDTGYDAEDADEQKVIDFMAGMTDGFALSCFEEIYWM; via the coding sequence ATGTCACCTGTAATCTGGAGAGAAATTAGAGAAAAACAGGAAGAAAGCCTTTCAAAATATGCAGCAAAAAACGTTGAATCAAAGGGCAGGCTTATTTTTGAAGAAAAATGCCCTGTGAGAACTGATTTCGAAAGAGACGCAAACAGAATTCTTTATTCCATGGAGTTTAGGCGGTTAAGGCACAAAACCCAGGTTTTTTTCAATGCAAAAAACGACCATATATGTACGAGGATGGAGCATGTATTACACGTAGGTTCTATAGCTGCTACTATAGCAAGAACACTGAATCTTAATCAGGACCTTACCTATGCTATAGCGTTGGGACATGATTTAGGCCATGCTCCCTTTGGTCATAGCGGAGAAAAGGTTCTTGACAGATGCCTTAAAAGCATTAATGCCAAGTTGAGCTTCCAACATGAACTTCATAGTTTGCGAGTAGTAGACAGACTTGCAACACGTGTTTCCAAAGAAAAAATAAATGAAAAATGCGGCCTAAACCTGACTTTTGAAGTGCGGGACGGTATAGCATGCCACTGTGGCGAGAATTATAATGAATACCGTTTGGAATCCGACAGGAGCAAGGATTTTTCCAGCCTTAAGGATATGAAGTCACGATCTCAGCGGCCTTATACCCTTGAGGCATGCGTTGTCAGACTAGTCGACAAGATTGCTTATGTGGGAAGGGATATTGAGGATGCAGTAAGAGTCAGGCTTATGAATATGAATGATATTGCAAAGGATGTCTGTGACGAATTGGGCTATACAAACGGTGAGATAATAAATACTCTTGTATGTGATTTGATCGAAAACAGCTACGATACGGGATACATACAGCTCAGCAAAGCCAAAGGAGAAGCCTTGGAGAAGCTGATAAAAGAAAATGTAAGACTCATATACAGAGCGGATAAGATCATGAGATATGAAAAGACAGCAGAAAATGTAATGGAGGGACTGTTCTTCAATCTTCTGGAAAGTCTTGATGATATTGATAGGTTGAAAAATAGTGAGCAAAGGGTATATAGGAAGTTTTACAGCTTTATTCAGGATACGGGCTACGATGCTGAAGATGCAGATGAACAGAAGGTCATAGATTTTATGGCAGGTATGACTGACGGGTTTGCTTTAAGCTGCTTCGAGGAAATATATTGGATGTAA
- a CDS encoding efflux RND transporter periplasmic adaptor subunit: MKYFKNLKPVTVIVILLLIAAGFSGCGNDNTVKDKRVRNVKAVAAGYSSINIYVEYSGKLKPVEEVVISSKAPGKVEGVNADIGSEVKKGDILFTLESKDAEAQKRQAQASLEAARANYTRTAESSIEQQVLQAEASVKQAQVQYNDAMDMYDKTEDLYKEGQTSKQEFDNVKSRLDNATIQLDTAQKNLELIKGKAAKQSANAAFAQVGQAEAAVQLSAIQLDNTRIASPVSGVVSVRNIDVGEMVAAGSPVYTVINTDVLILEISITDKMLGRLSKGEKVGLKVNAVEGKEFEGNIDSISPAADSKTQLYTVKIRIDNKNLELKPGMFAKVSLPVEKKDSILTVPEECIVVESGVQYAYTVVGENVKRAPVETGISDGKTIEVINGLKSGDRVITEGQIFLHDGEKVKIVK, encoded by the coding sequence ATGAAATATTTCAAGAATTTGAAACCCGTTACGGTAATAGTGATACTATTGCTCATAGCAGCGGGATTTAGCGGTTGTGGTAATGACAATACCGTAAAGGATAAGAGGGTGAGGAATGTAAAAGCAGTAGCAGCCGGGTATTCCTCAATAAATATATACGTTGAGTATAGCGGAAAACTAAAACCTGTAGAAGAGGTTGTAATATCCTCGAAAGCACCCGGAAAAGTCGAAGGTGTAAATGCAGATATAGGTTCCGAAGTTAAAAAGGGTGATATATTATTCACTCTTGAAAGCAAGGATGCCGAAGCTCAGAAGCGCCAGGCACAAGCTTCCCTGGAAGCTGCACGTGCCAACTATACCAGAACGGCAGAATCTTCAATCGAACAGCAGGTGCTTCAAGCTGAGGCATCGGTTAAGCAGGCACAGGTACAATACAACGATGCAATGGATATGTATGATAAGACAGAAGACCTGTATAAAGAAGGACAAACTTCAAAGCAGGAGTTTGATAATGTAAAATCCAGGCTCGATAACGCAACCATTCAGCTGGATACAGCCCAAAAAAACCTGGAACTGATAAAAGGTAAAGCTGCAAAACAGAGTGCGAATGCAGCATTTGCACAAGTAGGCCAGGCCGAAGCTGCCGTACAGCTTTCTGCTATACAACTGGACAATACAAGAATAGCTTCACCTGTTTCCGGGGTTGTTTCTGTCAGAAATATAGATGTAGGTGAAATGGTTGCGGCAGGATCGCCTGTATACACAGTAATAAATACGGATGTTCTCATACTGGAAATAAGTATTACGGATAAGATGCTTGGCAGGCTGAGCAAAGGTGAAAAGGTAGGATTAAAGGTAAATGCGGTAGAAGGCAAAGAATTTGAAGGCAATATTGATAGTATAAGCCCAGCAGCAGATTCAAAGACCCAGTTGTATACGGTAAAGATCAGAATAGATAACAAAAACCTGGAGCTTAAGCCAGGAATGTTTGCAAAAGTATCGCTTCCGGTGGAAAAGAAGGATAGCATTTTGACTGTTCCGGAAGAATGTATAGTTGTAGAGAGTGGAGTACAATATGCGTATACGGTGGTTGGAGAGAACGTAAAAAGGGCACCTGTAGAGACTGGGATTTCAGACGGGAAGACTATAGAAGTCATAAATGGGCTGAAATCGGGCGATAGAGTTATTACTGAAGGGCAGATATTTCTGCATGATGGCGAAAAAGTCAAGATTGTAAAATAG